The following proteins are encoded in a genomic region of Sorangiineae bacterium MSr12523:
- a CDS encoding insulinase family protein, whose product MTTRIELEGGALLYVEESHAIPLVEVVVSTRSGSAHDSVEKQGLFRTTLGMLRRGARDLTSHQIEDALDRLGSEISLDVNASISTVYGQVIERNLGPFIELFATLLESPTFPEDEFGRLKREIVADLIGARDNDRALAQRAFRRGLFRDHPYSRSAAGTIPGVESLTTDDARAEYRKHFVKGNIVIGFSGDISLEAAEKHARRLIRDIPDGPRLEDPVPPPAPIAGRRLVFVDKPERTQTQIVIGQLGTSPHDDDHIPLTVANAVFGGTFTSRLMREVRSKRGWSYGASSRLGIDRQRHSFAMVTFPAATDAAACIALQLELFTDLVEKGITARELAFIKRYLARSFAFEVDTASKRLHQALDVELLGLPANYYSGHVAQVEAVTLEQANTALKNRLTTRDLLVSIVGTASEIEGKVREAIPELGAHDIVPFDRD is encoded by the coding sequence ATGACCACGCGCATCGAGCTGGAAGGCGGAGCGCTGCTCTACGTCGAAGAGAGCCATGCGATTCCGTTGGTCGAGGTGGTCGTGTCCACGCGGAGCGGCTCCGCGCACGATTCGGTGGAGAAGCAAGGGCTTTTCCGCACCACGCTGGGCATGCTCCGCCGCGGCGCGCGCGATCTGACATCGCACCAGATCGAAGATGCGCTGGACCGATTGGGCAGCGAGATATCGCTCGACGTGAACGCGTCGATCTCCACGGTGTACGGGCAGGTCATCGAGCGCAACCTCGGGCCGTTCATCGAGTTGTTCGCGACCTTGCTGGAGTCGCCGACGTTCCCCGAGGACGAATTCGGGCGTTTGAAGCGCGAAATCGTGGCCGATCTGATCGGCGCGCGCGACAACGACAGGGCGCTCGCGCAGCGGGCCTTTCGCCGCGGGCTGTTCCGCGATCATCCGTACTCGCGCTCGGCGGCGGGCACCATCCCGGGTGTGGAATCATTGACGACGGATGATGCGCGTGCGGAGTACCGCAAGCACTTCGTCAAAGGGAACATCGTCATCGGCTTTTCGGGCGACATTTCGCTGGAGGCGGCGGAGAAGCATGCGCGGCGCCTCATTCGCGATATCCCCGACGGCCCGCGGCTGGAGGATCCGGTTCCCCCGCCCGCGCCCATTGCCGGGCGCCGTCTCGTCTTCGTGGACAAGCCGGAGCGCACGCAGACGCAGATCGTGATTGGCCAATTGGGCACGTCGCCGCACGACGACGACCACATTCCGCTGACCGTCGCCAACGCGGTATTCGGCGGCACCTTCACGTCGCGGTTGATGCGCGAGGTGCGGTCGAAGCGCGGCTGGTCCTACGGCGCATCGTCGCGCCTGGGCATCGATCGGCAGCGGCATTCGTTCGCCATGGTGACCTTCCCCGCAGCCACCGACGCCGCCGCCTGCATCGCCCTGCAACTGGAGCTCTTCACCGATCTCGTGGAAAAAGGCATTACGGCCCGCGAGCTCGCCTTCATCAAGCGCTACCTCGCCCGCTCCTTTGCCTTCGAGGTCGACACCGCCAGCAAGCGGCTGCACCAGGCGCTCGACGTCGAGCTTCTGGGTCTGCCCGCGAATTACTACTCCGGCCACGTGGCCCAGGTGGAAGCGGTCACCTTGGAGCAGGCCAACACCGCCCTGAAAAACCGCCTCACGACGCGCGACCTGCTGGTCTCCATCGTGGGCACCGCCTCGGAAATCGAAGGCAAGGTCCGCGAGGCAATTCCCGAACTCGGCGCGCACGACATCGTGCCGTTCGACCGCGATTAA